The Vespula vulgaris chromosome 10, iyVesVulg1.1, whole genome shotgun sequence nucleotide sequence CAGTCTTGACAACGCTTTGTCCCAAAATGATATagataacataaaaatatcagttacttccctttttttatttaatccagcaattattattcataatttcattgatttaagatgcatatgaatttatttttaaggaattaatatattatgaacACAAAGTCCATAATAGTTTCCTTCATTATATTGCAGTTGACTTCGCAAGAAAATACAGTAAAGAACGGTCTCGTAGCACCATTTTAACATAAATCTTATAATGAGAACAATATTTTAGGATGATAACGTAGAGACGAAGATTAATTATGTTTTAACAAAGTCATTTAGAAACATACATAGTGATCACCATGTGATAGTAGCCTTCTCTACAATGTTCGtatatcttttacattttctaatgCTGATCGTGTTTTTGCCagctattctttcttttaatgtaATATCTGGCATctagaaaaatgttattactCAGTTTTCAAGCACTGTAATGCAGCACCGGAATACCTTGCACAGCTACTCTATAAAACtcacaaagagaaaaaaaagaaatgaaataaaagaaaaacaaagaaactaATTAATGGTTTTAGTAGtgctaaatatttatactctATGTTTCAATACCCGCGGAGAAAAAACGAGGAATAAATATCTTCATAGAAGggtttttctttaaaagaatTGCTGCGACAGtgtaaataattgatttgCATTATAGATTGAAACATATTTAATGAGTAATAATGCTGGTTATATTCACGTGAAGTTGCACATAAACACACAATACTACTTATACTTCATTgcattatttatgaatcaatagactaatatacttaataattattagactAATCATTAACCTAAGATTGTGATCACCCATCAATATCAGCCATTATCTAAGCAACATTCCCTTCTTGATATAGAAACAAAACagcaatatataaaatttgcgattaaattgaaattgctaacgagataattttaatcgtttgcCGACTGACTGACTGCACCAAAAATTCTGGATCTTCTTAAAAACAAACTTTATCCGCGAATTTTTGCGtttaagtaaattaataataaacataatatagaataataataaattgtaataatcataaagataataataggtaatagtaatagtaagcTGGCAGCAGTTAGTAACCAGATATATTCTCAGTTAGAACTCTCGCTAGATGACAATCTGACATGGCACTGATGTCCAATTTTGAAACATTCACACTCACACACTCATTCTAATTGGCAATCAAACAAATCGTTTGCTGTCTGATGTTCTATTTCTCTACCCCCTTTCAATTTTCTatctgaaattaatttttttttgcacctCTTACACTCTGTGTCATTCATACTTTTCTGCATGTATATTTCACTCCTAAACACACAATCAGCTGCCAGATAATTTATCTTGTTTCTTCTGGGTTTTATATTCTGTTtgtttatatagttatataaccATTTTCCCAACGACTACACACTAAATAGTTCAAATTTTTTGCACTTTTTCACCAACAACAACTGGATTATTGCGCCGTATCTCTTGAGCGCCCATTTCTCTATAATCAAATTTGCAGTCGTGCTTATCACTGTATCGATGCACGGAGCAGAATAGTCCTCCGCAACGACACTCAAATCCTATAAATGTAAGAAAAGTTTAGATGATgctaaatatgtatataatgatatagaataaaaagaatttatatagaatcttccttaaatattaacaaataatatatcttaccAGTTAATCCAACTTTTTTGCGACAAACAGCacaacgatttttcttcttcttagatTCTTTATCAGTCTCTTTGCCATCGAAGCACTCATCTGTATCACCACTACTCACTGAACCTTCAGCTACTGTAACGCTTACTCCTACTTCACTGTCCTGATCTTCCCTGCTAACCTAAATATAttgcataatattttatgGATTATTAGGAaaataatacaagaaaaaataagatcaaataaaataaaataaggaaatatatatcagatctaaaatataaaattaaacatagGATTTGACATcctatcaataaaaattactttaattacaaaattacttCGACACATACAATAACATACTTCTTTAGGATTGGGTAGATCTGTCGTTGATTGAGGTATAGTAGGAATGGTAGGTTGGGCTGTAGTTCCTGTAACAGCAGGACTGCCAAAACCGCTTTGCAACGTGCCAGCGTTACCAGAAACGGTCTGTGAGGTTGGAACAGTTGCAGCTGATACTGGTggttgttgtttcttttttaaattttctttgtagCAAAGAGAACAAAGTCCATCAGTGGCTGGCGAGCCATAAAATCCACAACCGCTGCGGCACAAAGCTTGCATTGGATTAGATTCACGTTCCATTATGAGCTGTTGTTACAATATTTCTGTGCcagtaaaattgatttttcttctatgaTATTTGAAATCACTGTCTTGATTAACAGTGAATAGGTATAGTCAGCTTGGCACAGGATAACTAACTGTTTTCTGCCACAGCTTTCTTGCCGATCGCTCGTTTACGACCGCGTGTCACCATGTAGTCACCTATtacaaagaaatgaaattg carries:
- the LOC127067287 gene encoding AN1-type zinc finger protein 5; the protein is MERESNPMQALCRSGCGFYGSPATDGLCSLCYKENLKKKQQPPVSAATVPTSQTVSGNAGTLQSGFGSPAVTGTTAQPTIPTIPQSTTDLPNPKEVSREDQDSEVGVSVTVAEGSVSSGDTDECFDGKETDKESKKKKNRCAVCRKKVGLTGFECRCGGLFCSVHRYSDKHDCKFDYREMGAQEIRRNNPVVVGEKVQKI